The sequence CCTTGGGGTCTATTTCGATGGCTTCGACTTCTCCTACTTCGCCATCACTGGCTACATAAAGCTTCGCGGTTTCTTTTTCGGTAACAATTAATAAAGCGTTCTTGTTTTCGAATTGTGGCAGCGTACTTTTTATCTTCATATTTATATTATAACATTTACTGCTAGTTTTTATGTCTCTTCATAGTTGCCGTTGGCTGGCGTTTTTTCTTTCAAAAGATGAGTGGTCTTTTCTATATCTATTTTAGCGTGATCTTCGTAATAAATTACATCTTCATTTCGTATCACTATAGCTTGTGGTGATTCATGCACTATCCCAAATGTCTCGCTAATATAGTCAGATACTCCCTTTGCGTCCTGTACGACAAGCACGAACATTTGGCTTTCTATTTCTTTGTACTTTTTCTCCAAGTCTTTAAACTTTTCATAAGCTCTCTTACTCTGCCCGCAAATGTTACTGGTTTTAAGGATCAAAATTACCGAATCATATGAATCCGCTAAGGCGACAAAAAGATCTTCTTTGGTTTCTATTAATCGCATCGCACTATATTATAACCTTGATACATAACGAGAGATAAGAGCTCCTATTAAAATGATCATTGAAAAGAGATAGAGCCATAACAGTATAGCCACCAAAAAGCTCGCCGCGCCGTATAGAAGTAAGGCCTCAGAGAACGCAAAATACAACCCGAGCAAATTATTCAGTAATAAGATAAGTACAGAGGCCGCGAATCCACCAATAAATGAATCCAGCCACGTTACGCTACGCCTCGAAAAAAATCTATATGAACCTCCCAAAAACAAGCTAAGTAAAACTAATACCAATATAGCGCTCAGTGCTCTAATTGTTGCACCCGACACATTGTAATCAAAGAAATTTTCAGCTAATTCTATACCTGTAGTTAAAACAAGTCTCGCTACGAAAAGACCTATTATAAAAAAGAGAAAAATGATCATATAGGTCGAAGAATAGAGGTTGTTGTAGAGAATGTTCTTTGTTGTCGAATTTCCTTCAATCGAAACTGAAAAAACTTCAAAAAGAGATCTTTGCAAAGCCCGGAAAAATCCTGTCGCCGCGAATACAACCAAGAGAAAACCGGCAACCGCTACCGCAATATCAACTGTTAAATTATCGGCTCTCTCGATCACTTGTTCAAAAAACACACTGGCTCCGCTTCCAAAATATCTAAGAAAGAATTCTTCGATACCAGACTGAGCAAACGAACCAAACACAAATATACTGGCTAATGAAGTAATTAGAATTAATATCGGCGCCAACGCGAAAAGAGCGAAATACGCGAGCGCGGCAGATCTTTCAGCGATCCTAAATTGGAGAAAAACTTTCGCTGCCTTTGTAACAATATTCTTCACTGAAACTAACAGTCTCATACATACATAGAATATCACGAAAGTATTTCTGGATATCAACAAAACCCCAAAATACAAACAAAATCCGAGATCAAGTCTCGGATTTTGTTTTAGATTTCAGTAGTGTTCAGCAGTTACTCCCTGTTCTCGATTGGCTTTGCAAAATCAACCTTTAGCACTCGTCCACCGAATTCCTGTCCATTCCACATATCCAGTGCGGCTTGTGCTTCCTCTGCGGTAGACATTTCAACAAAACCAAATCCACGTGATCGACCAGTTACTTTATCCGTAAGGATAGTAGCTGATTCAACGGTTCCAGCCTTTTCAAAGGCCTCCTGGAGTTCTTCGTTTGTTGAAGCCCAAGGGATACCGCCAACATATAGCTTTT comes from Candidatus Campbellbacteria bacterium and encodes:
- the ytxJ gene encoding bacillithiol system redox-active protein YtxJ, with the protein product MRLIETKEDLFVALADSYDSVILILKTSNICGQSKRAYEKFKDLEKKYKEIESQMFVLVVQDAKGVSDYISETFGIVHESPQAIVIRNEDVIYYEDHAKIDIEKTTHLLKEKTPANGNYEET
- a CDS encoding YhjD/YihY/BrkB family envelope integrity protein, yielding MRLLVSVKNIVTKAAKVFLQFRIAERSAALAYFALFALAPILILITSLASIFVFGSFAQSGIEEFFLRYFGSGASVFFEQVIERADNLTVDIAVAVAGFLLVVFAATGFFRALQRSLFEVFSVSIEGNSTTKNILYNNLYSSTYMIIFLFFIIGLFVARLVLTTGIELAENFFDYNVSGATIRALSAILVLVLLSLFLGGSYRFFSRRSVTWLDSFIGGFAASVLILLLNNLLGLYFAFSEALLLYGAASFLVAILLWLYLFSMIILIGALISRYVSRL
- a CDS encoding RNA-binding protein, producing the protein MNKKLYVGGIPWASTNEELQEAFEKAGTVESATILTDKVTGRSRGFGFVEMSTAEEAQAALDMWNGQEFGGRVLKVDFAKPIENRE